In a single window of the Vitis vinifera cultivar Pinot Noir 40024 chromosome 6, ASM3070453v1 genome:
- the LOC100265602 gene encoding protein GRAVITROPIC IN THE LIGHT 1, whose product MDCGSVTKPSKSSSNITEIVSRFARVCRFRSVGVFSSSENPGHTRHDHCPSNGDVVMVEGCSDATEETECKAEKVHPQPVEGLSRSGACGGGNVEILKLFDTVSSLKLAYIQLQQAHIPYDPEKIKAANELVVAEVEALCKIKRAYKEKKHLGKVKLGSSHSELIQVKEKLLEQLKSQATAKDSEILSLRGQLEDLDLKNAELTDKLERRCLEEEKVGVFNQPSFQDAFNAASKAIHDFAKPLISFMKVSGWDLDLAANAIEEDAVVYSKRCHKKYAFEAYIARRMFHGISIQSCNFEYGTGFDNPVGALIEDPDSGFAKFCRTKYILVVHPKMEASFFGNLDHWMLVMRGKHPRTPFYQAFVKMAKCVWVLLGIAASVKPKAEIFEVKRGSEFSDVYMECVEGDKEPTGGFDEGQTRLKVEFMVMPGFRIGDTLVRSRVYLSKMRS is encoded by the coding sequence ATGGACTGTGGGTCGGTGACAAAACCCTCCAAATCGTCCTCAAATATAACCGAAATCGTTTCCAGGTTTGCGAGAGTTTGCAGGTTTAGATCTGTTGGAGTCTTCTCCTCCTCGGAAAACCCTGGTCATACCCGCCACGATCATTGCCCCAGTAATGGGGATGTGGTGATGGTTGAAGGCTGCAGTGACGCGACTGAGGAGACTGAGTGCAAAGCCGAGAAGGTTCATCCTCAACCTGTTGAGGGTTTGAGCAGAAGTGGTGCATGTGGTGGTGGTAATGTGGAGATTTTGAAGCTATTCGACACTGTTTCATCTCTGAAGCTGGCTTATATTCAGCTCCAGCAAGCTCATATTCCCTATGACCCCGAAAAAATCAAGGCTGCTAATGAGCTTGTTGTTGCGGAGGTTGAAGCTCTCTGCAAGATCAAACGAGCTTATAAGGAGAAGAAGCATTTGGGAAAGGTCAAGCTTGGTTCTTCCCACTCCGAGCTGATTCAAGTGAAAGAGAAGTTGTTGGAACAGTTGAAGTCTCAAGCTACGGCCAAAGACTCTGAGATACTGAGTTTAAGAGGGCAACTTGAGGACTTGGATTTGAAGAATGCGGAACTTACTGACAAACTTGAACGGAGGTGTTTGGAAGAAGAGAAAGTTGGGGTTTTTAACCAACCTTCATTTCAGGATGCCTTTAATGCAGCCTCGAAGGCAATTCATGATTTTGCCAAACCATTAATTAGCTTCATGAAGGTTTCGGGTTGGGATTTGGACCTAGCAGCAAATGCAATCGAAGAAGATGCGGTTGTCTATTCCAAAAGATGTCACAAGAAGTATGCTTTTGAGGCCTACATTGCCCGGAGAATGTTTCATGGGATTTCAATCCAATCTTGCAATTTTGAATATGGTACTGGGTTTGATAACCCGGTTGGTGCCCTGATAGAAGATCCCGATTCGGGTTTTGCCAAATTCTGCAGAACCAAGTATATATTAGTTGTTCATCCAAAGATGGAAGCTTCATTTTTCGGGAATTTGGATCACTGGATGCTAGTAATGAGGGGCAAGCATCCGAGGACGCCATTCTATCAAGCATTTGTGAAAATGGCCAAGTGTGTTTGGGTTCTTCTAGGAATTGCAGCCTCGGTTAAACCCAAAGCCGAAATTTTTGAAGTCAAAAGAGGCAGTGAATTCTCTGATGTTTACATGGAGTGTGTGGAGGGGGACAAGGAACCCACAGGTGGGTTTGATGAAGGACAAACAAGGCTCAAAGTTGAGTTCATGGTGATGCCTGGATTTAGAATAGGAGATACACTGGTCAGGTCTCGGGTTTATCTCTCGAAAATGAGATCCTGA
- the LOC100255308 gene encoding uncharacterized protein LOC100255308 isoform X2, with protein sequence MSAETGSRDKINKKLKLAIKRSKNSKDDVKTLDSRRKVFQGNKEVQRTSSAGRFSKRVNGGKERHQVEIDDKNRFKSVNSDRKRKRIYADQDTGVNEGTFHKNVGIPNGKTLSWEKRKGTMEGRANAGGLSNRKRSLKGGRSSGEDESDDNKSSSKSVRPVRLRSKVEDATVESKRPSRRPKDTKVSAKLSNGKLRIKAKTVDKMESLKLDGHGDGSLKKHAKSKSNPSTHLYRGQNKHPDVSLVKPTKRTVKDKKSLDDNSVAADNRPKKKKRVIRIDPYDITNKRLDDGIVTNESIKEKDEDLEKNITMSKNAQFRAIQPSPSILAFVEDNLLGRRRLIELRRSGYNTELSAPLDNIPFSTSSERERIEESIFRNKLTFFAAANVSSSFPPPDLPEIAFAGRSNVGKSSMLNALTRQWGVVRTSDKPGLTQTINFFKLGSKLSLVDLPGYGFAYAKEEVKDSWEELSSN encoded by the exons ATGTCTGCAGAAACAGGCTCAAGGGATAAGATCAATAAGAAACTCAAGCTTGCTATTAAAAGATCAAAGAATTCCAAGGATGATGTTAAAACCCTAGATAGTAGGAGAAAGGTTTTTCAAGGAAATAAAGAGGTTCAAAGGACTTCTAGTGCTGGGAGATTTAGCAAGAGAGTGAATGGTGGTAAGGAGAGGCACCAGGTGGAGATTGATGATAAGAATAGGTTTAAATCGGTGAATTCTGAccggaaaagaaagagaatatatGCTGACCAAGATACAGGCGTCAATGAGGGAACATTCCACAAAAATGTAGGGATACCTAATGGGAAGACTTTATCCTGGGAGAAACGAAAAGGAACCATGGAAGGAAGAGCCAATGCTGGTGGGCTATCTAATAGGAAAAGATCTTTGAAAGGAGGAAGAAGCTCGGGTGAAGATGAGTCTGATGACAACAAAAGTAGCTCTAAATCTGTTCGCCCGGTTAGGCTTAGAAGCAAAGTGGAGGATGCTACAGTTGAATCTAAGCGTCCTTCTCGCAGACCTAAGGACACTAAGGTAAGTGCAAAATTATCCAATGGTAAATTGAGAATCAAGGCAAAGACTGTTGATAAAATGGAATCTCTTAAACTAGATGGGCATGGAGATGGTTCACTGAAGAAACATGCCAAAAGCAAATCTAACCCAAGTACACACTTGTATCGGGGTCAAAACAAACACCCAGATGTATCTCTTGTGAAGCCAACTAAGAGAACagttaaagataaaaaaagctTGGATGACAATTCTGTTGCAGCAGACAATcgaccaaagaaaaaaaagcgaGTAATTCGGATAGATCCATACGATATCACGAATAAGCGGCTAGATGATGGCATAGTTACTAATG AGAGTATCAAGGAGAAGGACGAAGATTTGGAGAAGAATATTACAATGTCAAAAAATGCACAGTTCCGCGCAATACAACCTAGCCCCTCTATCCTTGCGTTCGTGGAAGATAAT CTGTTGGGTCGTAGACGATTGATTGAGTTACGAAGGTCGGGCTACAACACTGAGCTTTCTGCTCCTTTGGATAATATCCCCTTTTCTACAAGTTCAGAAAGAGAGCGGATTGAAGAATCT ATATTTAGGAATAAATTGACATTTTTTGCTGCTGCAAatgtttcttcttcatttcctcCCCCTGACCTTCCAGAGATTGCATTTGCTG GAAGGTCAAATGTTGGGAAATCATCAATGCTAAATGCACTTACCAGACAATGGGGCGTTGTGCGAACGTCAGACAAGCCTGGGCTTACTCAG ACCATTAATTTCTTCAAGCTTGGATCTAAGCTCTCTTTAGTTGATTTGCCTGGATATGGCTTTGCTTATGCCAAAGAGGAAGTTAAAGATTCTTGGGAGGAGCTT
- the LOC100260387 gene encoding EPIDERMAL PATTERNING FACTOR-like protein 6, with amino-acid sequence MELKNSTALRFMHRPRLIYLTISIFFLSICALLTSISSTRTACLDIKCSLNADGDLYFQRTLIDKTLNNSEQKRTIQTNRGVPFSLARRYLSGPGSSPPRCTSKCGKCTPCKPVHVAVPPGTPVTTEYYPEAWRCKCGNKLYMP; translated from the exons ATGGAGTTGAAGAATTCTACAGCACTCAGGTTTATGCACAGACCCCGTCTCATTTACCTCACCATCTCCATCTTCTTCCTCTCCATTTGTGCTCTGCTCACTTCTATCAGCAGTACCAGAACTGCCTGCTTGG ATATCAAGTGTTCGTTGAATGCTGACGGTGATCTGTATTTTCAG CGTACCCTTATCGACAAGACACTAAATAATAGCGAGCAGAAGAGAACAATTCAAACCAATAGAGGCGTTCCTTTCAGCCTGGCACGGAGGTATTTGAGCGGGCCCGGCTCATCGCCACCCCGTTGCACGTCAAAGTGCGGGAAATGCACACCATGTAAGCCGGTGCACGTGGCGGTGCCGCCGGGGACGCCAGTGACGACAGAGTATTACCCAGAAGCATGGAGGTGCAAATGTGGGAACAAGCTCTATATGCCTTAG
- the CIPK10 gene encoding CBL-interacting protein kinase 10, producing MPEIERGSGSGAASATSSEKALFGKYELGRLLGCGAFAKVYHARNIRTGQSVAIKAICKKKIVGSNLMANVKREISIMRRLQHPHIVKLYEVLATKTKIYCVMEFVKGGELFAKVAKGRFSEDLSRRYFQQLISAVGYCHSRGVFHRDLKPENLLVDENGCLKVSDFGLSALTDQIRLDGLLHTLCGTPAYVAPEILTKKGYDGAKVDVWSCGVILFVLNAGYLPFNDPNLMAMYKKIYKGEFRCPKWMSPDLKRFLSRLLDTNPNTRITVDEILQDPWFRKGYKEVKFHEEDFGLKSEKEDRSPTNLNAFDIISFSSGLNLSGLFNDSSKSSPDDDERFVSAEPVEKIIEKIEEIAEGENLTVNWKKEWGVDLQGPNGNFIIGVQIDRLTHDLVVVEVRRRAGDAAAYAAAWKDKLRPALAGLMFQGPETQVAGD from the coding sequence ATGCCAGAGATCGAACGCGGCTCAGGGAGTGGGGCCGCTTCGGCTACCTCGTCGGAGAAGGCTTTGTTTGGGAAGTATGAGCTCGGCAGATTGCTGGGCTGTGGGGCGTTTGCGAAGGTGTATCATGCGAGGAATATCAGGACAGGGCAAAGTGTGGCCATTAAAGCAATATGTAAGAAGAAGATCGTTGGGAGCAACTTGATGGCGAATGTGAAACGGGAGATCTCTATCATGCGCCGGTTGCAGCACCCTCACATCGTGAAGCTGTATGAGGTGTTGGCGACCAAGACCAAGATCTATTGCGTGATGGAGTTCGTGAAAGGTGGGGAGCTGTTCGCGAAGGTCGCCAAGGGGCGGTTCAGCGAGGATCTGAGCCGTCGGTATTTCCAGCAGTTGATCTCCGCCGTCGGGTACTGCCATTCGCGGGGGGTGTTTCACCGGGATCTGAAACCGGAGAACCTCCTCGTTGACGAGAACGGGTGCTTGAAGGTTTCAGATTTCGGGCTCAGCGCCTTGACGGATCAGATTCGCCTCGACGGCCTCCTGCACACCTTGTGCGGCACTCCAGCTTACGTCGCGCCGGAGATTCTCACCAAGAAAGGCTACGATGGGGCGAAAGTGGATGTGTGGTCCTGCGGAGTCATCCTCTTCGTGTTGAACGCCGGTTACCTACCCTTCAACGATCCCAATCTCATGGCCATGTACAAGAAAATATACAAAGGCGAGTTCCGGTGCCCTAAATGGATGTCGCCGGACCTTAAACGTTTCCTTTCTCGCCTCCTCGACACCAACCCCAACACCAGGATCACCGTCGATGAAATCCTGCAGGACCCATGGTTCAGAAAAGGATACAAAGAGGTGAAGTTCCATGAAGAAGATTTCGGACTCAAATCCGAAAAAGAGGACCGAAGCCCCACGAACTTGAATGCCTTCGACATAATTTCGTTCTCGTCTGGTTTGAACTTGTCGGGTCTGTTCAATGACTCGTCCAAGTCGTCGCCGGATGACGACGAGCGATTTGTATCGGCCGAGCCCGTGGAGAAAATAATCGAGAAAATCGAGGAAATTGCCGAAGGTGAGAACCTGACGGTGAATTGGAAGAAGGAATGGGGAGTTGACCTGCAGGGACCAAATGGTAATTTCATAATCGGGGTTCAAATTGATCGATTAACCCATGATTTGGTCGTCGTGGAGGTTAGGAGGAGAGCCGGCGATGCAGCGGCCTACGCCGCCGCGTGGAAGGATAAGCTCCGGCCGGCGCTCGCCGGACTCATGTTCCAAGGACCGGAGACCCAAGTCGCCGGCGATTAA
- the LOC100248417 gene encoding transcription repressor OFP4, with amino-acid sequence MGNYRFRLSDMMPNAWFYKLKDMSRARNHNTAQSIKKKLPSPAATSQKTNLSQPRYSYYYNEEPIRADMLYGSPVNPKASDTHFPDPPRKSSKRRPKRKTIYKPSPTLVSSVSAGYGCPAAFESVWTEHDPTESEDCFVSAIEPGHNVSLLPEVGPNTDVASDTFNGLAPLSTSCSCRVCSSTTDIFIDVSKKSFSSKVEKLDEFDTVSELELPQVSTKPARFRETTVEAARHRRSSSQLEEIKAQRSLSIKIVKEGSKQTQKEPKANPLVRKPTANAAGVKLRTNSPRLASRKIQAYARKSVYSRTSSKAQSRSLSESCAVVKASFDPERDFRDSMLEMIVENNIRASKDLEELLACYLSLNSDEYHDLIVKAFEQIWFDTSDLRM; translated from the coding sequence ATGGGTAATTACAGGTTTAGGTTATCGGATATGATGCCAAATGCCTGGTTTTACAAGCTCAAAGACATGAGCAGAGCCAGAAACCATAACACCGCTCAGTCCATCAAGAAAAAGCTACCCTCACCAGCTGCTACATCACAGAAAACCAACCTCTCTCAGCCAAGATACTCCTACTACTACAACGAAGAGCCCATCAGAGCAGATATGCTCTATGGTTCACCTGTCAACCCGAAAGCCTCAGACACTCATTTTCCTGATCCACCAAGAAAATCATCCAAGAGAAGACCCAAGAGGAAAACCATTTATAAGCCCTCTCCTACACTAGTCTCCTCTGTTTCAGCTGGTTATGGCTGTCCTGCTGCATTTGAATCTGTCTGGACTGAGCATGATCCAACTGAGTCTGAGGACTGCTTTGTCTCAGCTATTGAGCCCGGCCACAATGTATCTTTGCTGCCAGAAGTTGGGCCAAATACCGATGTTGCGTCTGACACATTCAATGGACTAGCCCCCTTGTCGACCTCTTGCAGCTGTAGAGTCTGTTCTTCAACTACGGATATTTTCATTGATGTGAGTAAGAAATCCTTTTCTAGTAAAGTTGAGAAGCTAGACGAGTTTGACACAGTTTCAGAGCTAGAGCTTCCTCAAGTATCAACCAAGCCAGCAAGATTCAGGGAGACAACTGTGGAAGCTGCCAGGCACAGAAGAAGTTCGTCTCAATTGGAGGAGATCAAAGCTCAGAGATCTCTTTCTATCAAAATTGTCAAGGAGGGTAGCAAACAGACTCAAAAAGAGCCCAAGGCCAATCCTCTTGTCCGAAAGCCTACTGCAAATGCAGCAGGAGTTAAGCTCAGAACCAATTCTCCAAGACTTGCAAGCAGGAAGATACAGGCCTATGCCAGAAAGAGTGTTTATTCTAGAACAAGCTCAAAGGCCCAGAGTAGGAGCCTTTCAGAAAGCTGTGCAGTAGTGAAGGCCTCATTTGACCCAGAAAGAGACTTCAGGGATTCAATGTTAGAAATGATCGTGGAGAACAACATCCGGGCATCCAAGGATTTGGAAGAGCTTCTTGCATGCTACCTTTCTTTGAATTCTGACGAGTACCATGATCTCATTGTCAAGGCTTTTGAGCAAATCTGGTTCGATACAAGTGATCTTCGCATGTAA
- the LOC100255269 gene encoding probable serine/threonine-protein kinase WNK4 translates to MYRTKLGELTNEGKDESGYAETDPTGRYGRLDEVLGKGAMKTVYKAIDEVLGMEVAWNQVKLNEVLRSPDELQRLYSEVHLLSALNHDSIIQFYTSWIDVERKTFNFITEFFTSGTLREYRKKYKRVDIRAIKCWARQILRGLVYLHGHDPPVIHRDLKCDNIFVNGHLGEVKIGDLGLAAILRGSQSAHSVIGTPEFMAPELYEENYNELVDVYSFGMCVLEMLTSEYPYSECSNPAQIYKKVTSGKLPGAFYRIQDLEAQRFIGKCLVTASKRLPAKELLLDPFLASDEAKRLPKPKLGSQKPFLNDIRIEKLRLSDDRVRTNMTITGTLNPDDDTIFLKVQTADKDGSARNIYFPFDIVTDTPIDVAMEMVKELEITDWEPFEIADMIDGEISALVPQWKKWDMPQQHHYAFDYQEEDEGHNHPFRSFSSCSSSQASFPCLSTSHRLDTMAQGGDWLKDDLFDDTSSESSAHSGKYSNLNYFSGNEHCSETSTLRREQHPGAKTQKSTRFCPEENSSTRKALPGKSYKQGKVLQESQRAPGSKDKFAMETIRLTRNRSLVDVRSQLLHRTLVEEVHKRRLSKTVGAVENIGFQAPCNVSGKVSQKPTGAHSTRTTRDGKGQGSQRRRA, encoded by the exons ATGTATAGAACAAAGCTTGGAGAGCTCACCAACGAAGGAAAAGATGAGTCTGGATATGCTGAAACCGATCCAACTGGTCGCTATGGTAGA TTGGACGAAGTCTTGGGCAAAGGAGCAATGAAGACAGTTTACAAGGCAATAGATGAGGTCCTTGGAATGGAAGTGGCATGGAACCAAGTGAAACTCAATGAAGTTCTCCGATCACCCGATGAGTTACAGCGGCTTTACTCTGAAGTTCATCTCCTCAGCGCCCTCAATCACGATTCCATCATCCAATTCTACACTTCTTGGATTGATGTGGAACGCAAAACCTTCAACTTCATCACTGAATTCTTCACCTCAGGCACCCTCAGAGA ATACAGGAAGAAGTACAAAAGGGTGGACATCCGAGCTATTAAATGCTGGGCACGGCAAATCCTCAGGGGGCTTGTTTATCTGCATGGCCATGATCCTCCAGTAATTCACAGAGACCTCAAGTGTGATAACATCTTTGTCAATGGGCATCTTGGAGAAGTTAAGATTGGCGATCTAGGCTTGGCAGCCATTCTCCGGGGCTCCCAATCAGCTCACAGTGTTATAG GAACACCGGAGTTCATGGCACCAGAGTTATATGAGGAAAACTACAATGAACTGGTTGATGTCTACTCATTTGGCATGTGTGTATTAGAAATGCTTACATCTGAGTACCCCTATAGTGAATGCTCCAACCCTGCACAAATTTACAAGAAAGTGACATCG GGAAAGCTTCCTGGAGCATTCTACCGGATTCAAGACTTGGAAGCACAGAGGTTCATTGGGAAATGCTTAGTAACTGCTTCCAAGAGACTACCTGCAAAAGAACTATTGCTTGATCCTTTTCTGGCCTCTGATGAGGCCAAACGGCTTCCTAAaccaaagcttggaagtcagaAGCCATTTCTGAATGACATAAGAATAGAGAAACTGCGCTTGAGCGATGATAGAGTAAGGACCAACATGACAATCACAGGGACACTGAATCCTGATGATGATACCATTTTCCTTAAAGTGCAGACTGCTGATAAAGATG GGTCTGCAAGGAACATATATTTTCCCTTTGACATTGTGACTGACACTCCAATTGATGTGGCAATGGAGATGGTGAAGGAGTTGGAGATCACAGATTGGGAGCCATTTGAAATTGCAGATATGATTGATGGGGAGATATCTGCTCTAGTACCACAATGGAAGAAATGGGACATGCCACAGCAACATCACTATGCATTTGATTATCAAGAAGAAGATGAGGGACATAACCATCCATTCCGCTCTTTCTCCTCCTGTTCATCATCCCAAGCTTCGTTTCCGTGTTTGAGCACTTCTCACAGGTTGGACACAATGGCTCAAGGTGGTGATTGGCTCAAAG ATGATTTGTTTGACGATACCAGCTCTGAAAGTTCTGCACACTCTGGAAAATATTCCAACTTGAATTACTTTTCTGGCAATGAACACTGTTCCGAAACAAGTACTTTAAGAAGAGAACAGCATCCTGGGGCGAAAACTCAGAAGTCTACAAGGTTTTGCCCTGAAGAGAACTCTAGCACGCGGAAGGCCCTGCCTGGAAAAAGCTACAAGCAAGGCAAGGTTTTGCAGGAGTCACAGAGAGCTCCTGGTTCTAAGGATAAGTTCGCAATGGAGACCATTAGATTAACAAGAAACCGCTCATTAGTAGATGTGCGAAGCCAGCTACTGCATAGAACATTGGTGGAGGAGGTGCACAAAAGACGGTTGTCCAAGACGGTTGGAGCTGTGGAAAACATTGGGTTTCAGGCACCCTGCAATGTCTCCGGGAAGGTATCACAGAAACCAACTGGTGCTCATTCCACAAGAACTACAAGAGATGGAAAAGGGCAAGGATCTCAAAGAAGAAGAGCTTAA
- the LOC104879516 gene encoding transcription repressor OFP17 yields the protein MKVRTLIAFKSKLLNPCRKLQPIFKFRFKRPFFLRALQVRRRPRQSETRKTPPKNRFTALLSLFRFQRQEKEMDRVRELRSISDAGQERRLFPSPLTPASMKAGAAGKRVASGHEDLEDACRSFENYLVEMIVEEGKVRDLMDVEELLYCWKNLKCPVFIDLVCRFYGELCKDLFSTDEEDNEESTQ from the coding sequence ATGAAAGTTAGAACATTGATTGCCTTCAAATCCAAGCTTCTAAATCCATGCAGAAAACTCCAGCCAATCTTCAAATTCAGATTCAAAAGACCCTTCTTTTTAAGGGCTCTTCAAGTTCGTAGACGTCCACGCCAGAGCGAAACCAGAAAGACACCACCAAAGAACCGGTTTACTGCCTTACTATCACTCTTCCGTTTCCAAAggcaagaaaaagaaatggacCGTGTCAGGGAGCTTAGGAGCATCTCTGATGCAGGGCAAGAAAGAAGGCTATTCCCATCACCTCTTACACCAGCTTCCATGAAGGCTGGTGCTGCTGGTAAAAGGGTAGCTTCAGGTCATGAAGATCTGGAAGATGCATGCAGGAGTTTCGAGAACTATTTGGTGGAGATGATTGTGGAAGAAGGCAAAGTGAGGGACTTGATGGACGTGGAAGAGCTTCTCTATTGTTGGAAGAACCTCAAGTGCCCTGTTTTCATTGATTTGGTCTGTAGATTCTATGGAGAGCTATGCAAGGACTTGTTTTCTACCGATGAAGAGGATAATGAAGAAAGTACCCAGTGA